In a genomic window of Fimbriiglobus ruber:
- a CDS encoding RNA polymerase sigma factor: MATHRTAEILRVLDQTPRPAGLTEAPTAALLAWFAADRNQAAFAELVRRHGPLVLGVCRRTTGHREDAEDAFQATFLILAAKAGRLTHPDRLANWLYGVAYRVARRARRTAARRRAREVQVKTFPDPPARSTDPVSDWGPVVDDELAALPDWYRSAIVLCDLEYASRADAARLLGIPEGTLSSRLAAGRKKLAARLARRGVTLSAAGAGVTAVPAELLARTIEAAGVWVCGGIGISGPITALARGGPITMRTTIMLLAAAAAVAVGTWAVAARGPADPPQAKAGDPPAPPAEVKKPEAAESFVYGEPRRRGKPFNLYGIAEKLYWSPDGKRLAVVTPDPPKRAGIPGVTDTELKVNSKVVQILTPGDERFFRVITPESTAVLLGFTPDGEQFATQVQDPNGTVNATNRLVFWGQNSAPPKSFWPKDFTDPQFAARRECDLDPDAGDEVRLTDDAKTAWAHFRAVGQDGKARFGVRSVNLETGSFGPSAFEIAEDFLRWFVSPNGRLAVTVASDTEALFKYALPGHGTLRGWDLVTGRELWHEISPPAITDSGWWSGHRPNFESINPVFSFSRDGRHVLVEQTIMAPGAKANSPKPGLGMPGGFGGVPGGPGGNLSFRTRLRVLATRTGKEVYQKISNISVSHSELSPDGRLLAYTTPGHNPEAGFQSPSHTLRIVDLNTGAEVKVWGTGSEPVIFAFRPVKPGEPQTLAIAETVNKLTRIGLWELRPEARKP; the protein is encoded by the coding sequence ATGGCGACTCACCGAACGGCCGAAATCCTGCGAGTATTGGACCAGACGCCTCGGCCGGCCGGGTTAACCGAAGCCCCGACCGCGGCGTTGTTGGCGTGGTTCGCGGCCGACCGGAATCAGGCCGCGTTTGCCGAATTGGTCCGCCGCCACGGTCCGCTGGTGTTGGGCGTCTGTCGGCGAACGACTGGACACCGAGAGGACGCCGAGGACGCATTCCAGGCGACCTTCCTGATTCTCGCGGCCAAGGCCGGTCGGTTGACCCACCCGGACCGGCTGGCGAACTGGTTGTACGGGGTGGCGTACCGGGTCGCCCGGCGGGCCCGGCGGACGGCCGCCCGCCGACGGGCGCGGGAAGTTCAGGTCAAGACGTTTCCCGACCCGCCGGCGCGATCGACCGACCCGGTCTCGGACTGGGGGCCGGTGGTGGACGACGAGTTGGCCGCGCTGCCCGACTGGTATCGGTCGGCGATCGTGTTGTGCGACCTGGAATACGCATCGCGGGCGGACGCGGCCCGGCTCCTCGGCATCCCCGAGGGGACGCTGTCGAGCCGACTGGCGGCCGGACGGAAGAAATTGGCGGCCCGGCTGGCCCGCCGGGGCGTGACGTTGTCGGCCGCGGGTGCTGGGGTGACGGCGGTTCCGGCCGAGTTGTTGGCCCGGACCATCGAGGCGGCCGGGGTGTGGGTGTGTGGCGGAATCGGGATCAGTGGGCCGATTACGGCCCTGGCACGGGGAGGACCGATCACGATGCGAACGACGATCATGCTGCTCGCGGCCGCGGCCGCCGTAGCCGTTGGGACGTGGGCGGTGGCCGCGCGGGGACCGGCCGACCCACCGCAAGCGAAGGCCGGGGACCCGCCGGCTCCGCCCGCGGAAGTCAAAAAGCCGGAAGCGGCCGAGAGTTTCGTGTATGGCGAACCCCGGCGGCGGGGCAAACCGTTCAACCTTTATGGAATCGCGGAAAAACTATATTGGAGCCCCGACGGGAAACGGCTGGCGGTCGTGACCCCGGACCCGCCCAAACGGGCCGGAATCCCCGGTGTAACGGACACCGAGTTGAAGGTGAACAGCAAAGTAGTCCAAATTCTGACCCCCGGAGACGAACGTTTCTTCCGCGTGATCACTCCTGAAAGCACCGCGGTTCTCCTCGGATTTACTCCCGATGGCGAACAATTCGCGACTCAAGTGCAGGATCCGAACGGTACGGTCAACGCCACGAACCGGCTGGTATTCTGGGGCCAGAATTCGGCACCGCCCAAATCGTTCTGGCCCAAGGACTTCACGGACCCACAATTCGCCGCGCGGCGGGAATGCGACCTCGATCCAGACGCTGGCGACGAGGTCCGTCTGACCGACGACGCGAAAACGGCGTGGGCTCATTTCCGCGCGGTCGGGCAGGACGGGAAGGCTCGGTTCGGCGTGCGCAGCGTGAACCTCGAAACCGGCTCGTTCGGTCCGTCGGCATTCGAGATCGCCGAAGATTTTCTGCGGTGGTTCGTGAGCCCGAACGGCCGACTCGCTGTGACCGTTGCGTCCGACACCGAGGCTCTTTTCAAGTACGCTCTTCCAGGGCACGGCACCCTGCGGGGGTGGGATTTGGTGACGGGCCGGGAACTCTGGCACGAAATCAGCCCGCCCGCTATTACCGACTCTGGTTGGTGGTCTGGCCATCGCCCGAACTTCGAATCGATCAACCCCGTATTCAGTTTCAGTCGCGACGGGCGGCACGTCCTGGTTGAACAGACGATCATGGCGCCAGGTGCTAAAGCAAACTCTCCAAAGCCAGGGCTCGGGATGCCAGGAGGCTTCGGCGGAGTGCCCGGGGGGCCAGGTGGAAACCTATCATTTCGGACCCGGCTCCGGGTGCTCGCCACTCGGACAGGGAAAGAAGTTTATCAAAAGATCTCGAACATCTCCGTATCGCACAGCGAGTTGTCACCGGACGGCCGACTCCTGGCGTACACGACTCCGGGACACAATCCGGAAGCCGGATTTCAGTCGCCTTCCCACACGCTCCGAATCGTGGACCTGAATACCGGCGCGGAGGTCAAGGTCTGGGGCACCGGGAGTGAGCCGGTGATCTTTGCGTTCCGGCCGGTAAAACCGGGCGAACCTCAAACCTTGGCGATCGCCGAAACCGTGAACAAGCTGACGCGGATCGGCCTGTGGGAACTCCGACCGGAAGCACGGAAGCCGTAA
- a CDS encoding D-TA family PLP-dependent enzyme: MPHPYQIADAAELFTPALVFFPALIRANIARVIELAGGPERLRPHVKTHKTREIARLQLESGVTKHKAATIAEAEMLADVGAPDVLLSYPLVGPNMRRLATLVTRFPGTAFSATIENKEAADDLARAAATAGRNIGFLVDLDVGQHRTGVAAGEAAAALYEYASRLPGLTAGGLHAYDGHNHQEGRADRETAARAGLAPVLELRAKLERRGLSVPRVIAGGTPTFPVYAAIRDVPGLECSPGTYVLHDHGYGSRYTDLTGVTPAAVLLTRVISRPTANRVTFDLGNKSVAADPLMVKRVHLLDVPEYTIVGHNEEHLIIETPHADRYRPGDLAYALPGHVCPTCALHREALTVENGRVTGRWAIAARDRVLTV; encoded by the coding sequence ATGCCACACCCCTATCAAATCGCCGACGCCGCGGAACTGTTCACCCCGGCCCTCGTTTTCTTTCCGGCACTGATTCGCGCGAACATCGCCCGAGTCATCGAGCTGGCCGGCGGGCCGGAGCGGCTGCGGCCGCACGTCAAGACGCACAAGACGCGCGAGATCGCGCGGCTCCAACTCGAATCGGGCGTCACCAAACACAAGGCCGCCACCATCGCCGAGGCCGAGATGCTCGCCGATGTGGGGGCACCGGACGTTCTCCTTTCGTACCCGCTCGTCGGCCCGAACATGCGGCGACTGGCCACGTTGGTCACTCGCTTTCCGGGGACCGCCTTCTCCGCGACGATCGAAAACAAAGAGGCTGCCGACGACCTCGCCCGCGCGGCTGCCACCGCGGGCCGGAACATCGGCTTCCTTGTCGACCTGGACGTCGGACAGCACCGGACGGGGGTCGCGGCTGGGGAAGCGGCGGCCGCGCTGTACGAATACGCCTCCCGGCTGCCGGGGCTGACGGCCGGCGGGCTGCACGCTTACGACGGGCACAACCACCAGGAAGGCCGGGCCGACCGGGAGACCGCGGCCCGGGCCGGCCTCGCGCCGGTCCTCGAACTCCGCGCCAAACTCGAGCGCCGCGGGCTGTCGGTGCCCCGGGTCATCGCCGGCGGGACGCCGACGTTCCCGGTCTACGCCGCGATCCGCGACGTGCCGGGCCTGGAATGCTCGCCGGGGACGTACGTCCTGCACGACCACGGCTACGGCTCGCGGTACACCGACCTGACCGGCGTCACGCCGGCCGCCGTGCTGCTGACGCGGGTGATCAGCCGGCCGACCGCAAACCGCGTGACGTTCGATTTGGGAAACAAGTCCGTCGCCGCCGACCCGCTCATGGTCAAACGCGTCCACCTACTCGACGTGCCCGAGTACACCATCGTCGGGCACAACGAAGAACACCTCATCATCGAAACGCCGCACGCCGACCGCTACCGCCCGGGCGACCTCGCGTACGCGCTGCCCGGCCACGTCTGCCCGACGTGCGCCTTGCACCGGGAAGCCCTGACCGTGGAGAACGGGCGGGTGACCGGCCGCTGGGCGATCGCGGCCCGGGACCGGGTGCTGACGGTGTGA
- a CDS encoding U32 family peptidase, giving the protein MLTLGSDPARLKPELLAPAGDWDALRAAAANGADAVYFGLSHFNARARATNFTLDELPEVMNFLHARNVRGFVTLNTLIFSDELGDVAEFVAAIATAGVDAVIVQDLGLVQLICRLAPTLPVHASTQMTLTEPRGIAFVRRLGVSRVVLARELSLADVRQVTEKTDVPVEVFVHGALCVAYSGQCLTSEALGGRSANRGQCAQACRLPYEMIVDGTPRDLGDKAYLLSPQDLAAYDLIDPLVAAGVVSFKIEGRLKGGPYVAATTQTYRKAIDAALAKSPLHLARREELDLAQTFSRGLTPGFLEGVNHQKLVRGRFPKSRGVLLGKVAGVTKHGVRVRLAERLPVSDLVRPGDGVLFDIGRPAENEPGGRVWEVREDRTYPMRPAAAPDGAVVELVFQSESLDLSAVPVGCDVWKTDDPALRKRLEQSYAQDKSFRRVPIRAVLAGAIGGPLTLTLSTDLGASATAEWPGPLVVAQKHPASPEALREQLGRLGDTPFELGAADFDLPPSVMVPKSVLNDLRRQASERLATQQGEAQRHAIAEPNALMRLREEVLAPRSHAATPTTTQPRLTVLARNLEQLDAVLAWVPPDGLPRPAVVYCDFEDLRRYKDAVPRARAAGIPVGVATLRVWKPGEDGFQSIVARAEPDIVLVRDLGSLEYFQEQLPAARLIGDFSLNVANELTARLLVRAGLERVVPSYDLNWDQFAALVGRADPRWFEPVVHQHMPMFHNEFCIFASNLSNGTDHTNCGRPCDRHKIDLRDRTGALFPVVADAGCRNTVFNSVPQSAAEYVSRMKELGLRRFRVDLLRQTSEQVAFLLDRYARVIAGLDDGRTTWRELRVLNQLGVTRGTLQVL; this is encoded by the coding sequence ATGCTCACTCTCGGATCAGACCCCGCTCGTCTCAAGCCCGAACTCCTCGCCCCCGCCGGCGACTGGGACGCCCTCCGCGCCGCGGCCGCGAACGGGGCGGACGCCGTCTACTTCGGCCTGTCGCACTTCAACGCCCGTGCCCGGGCGACCAACTTCACCCTGGACGAACTGCCCGAGGTGATGAACTTCCTGCACGCGCGGAACGTCCGCGGGTTCGTCACGCTCAACACGCTCATCTTCTCGGACGAACTCGGCGACGTCGCCGAGTTCGTGGCGGCGATCGCGACCGCCGGCGTGGACGCGGTGATCGTGCAGGACCTCGGGCTCGTGCAACTCATCTGCCGGCTCGCGCCGACGCTGCCCGTCCATGCGTCGACGCAGATGACGCTGACTGAGCCCCGCGGCATCGCGTTCGTGCGGCGGCTCGGCGTGTCGCGGGTCGTCCTCGCCCGGGAACTCTCCCTCGCGGACGTGCGACAGGTGACCGAGAAAACGGACGTGCCGGTCGAGGTGTTCGTCCACGGGGCGCTCTGCGTGGCGTACAGCGGGCAGTGTCTCACGAGCGAGGCGCTGGGCGGGCGGAGCGCGAACCGCGGCCAGTGCGCGCAGGCGTGTCGACTGCCTTACGAGATGATCGTCGACGGCACGCCCCGCGACCTCGGCGACAAGGCGTATCTGCTCAGCCCGCAAGACCTGGCGGCCTACGACCTCATCGACCCGCTCGTCGCCGCGGGCGTGGTCAGCTTCAAGATCGAGGGCCGGCTCAAGGGCGGCCCATACGTCGCGGCGACGACGCAGACTTACCGCAAGGCGATCGACGCGGCCCTCGCCAAGAGCCCTCTGCACCTCGCCCGTCGCGAGGAACTCGACCTCGCCCAGACCTTCAGCCGTGGCCTGACGCCCGGCTTCCTCGAAGGCGTGAACCACCAGAAACTCGTCCGCGGGCGGTTCCCCAAGAGCCGCGGCGTGTTGCTCGGGAAAGTCGCCGGGGTGACGAAGCACGGCGTCCGGGTCCGGCTCGCCGAGCGCCTGCCCGTGTCCGACCTCGTGCGACCGGGCGACGGCGTCCTCTTCGACATCGGCCGGCCCGCGGAAAACGAACCCGGCGGCCGCGTCTGGGAAGTCCGCGAGGATCGCACTTACCCGATGCGCCCGGCAGCCGCGCCCGACGGCGCCGTCGTGGAACTCGTCTTCCAGTCCGAATCGCTCGACCTGTCCGCGGTCCCCGTCGGGTGCGACGTCTGGAAGACCGATGACCCCGCCTTGCGCAAGCGGCTCGAACAGTCTTACGCCCAGGACAAGTCGTTCCGCCGCGTCCCCATTCGCGCGGTCCTCGCCGGCGCGATCGGCGGGCCACTCACTCTGACGCTGTCCACCGACCTCGGAGCGAGTGCCACTGCCGAGTGGCCGGGGCCGCTGGTCGTCGCGCAGAAACACCCCGCGTCGCCCGAGGCGTTGCGCGAACAGCTAGGCCGCCTGGGCGACACGCCGTTCGAACTGGGGGCAGCCGATTTCGACCTGCCGCCGAGCGTGATGGTCCCGAAGAGCGTACTCAACGACCTCCGCCGCCAGGCGTCCGAACGGCTCGCCACACAACAGGGCGAGGCGCAGCGCCACGCGATCGCGGAACCCAACGCGCTAATGCGGCTACGCGAAGAGGTTTTGGCGCCGCGATCCCACGCCGCGACCCCCACGACCACCCAGCCGCGACTGACCGTCCTCGCGCGAAACCTTGAACAGCTCGACGCGGTTCTCGCGTGGGTGCCGCCGGACGGGCTACCGCGACCGGCCGTCGTGTATTGCGACTTCGAAGACTTGCGACGGTACAAGGACGCGGTGCCGAGGGCTCGCGCGGCCGGCATTCCGGTCGGCGTCGCGACGCTGCGGGTGTGGAAGCCGGGCGAGGACGGGTTTCAGTCGATCGTCGCCCGCGCGGAGCCGGACATCGTCCTCGTCCGCGACCTCGGGTCGCTCGAATACTTCCAGGAGCAGCTTCCGGCCGCCAGGCTCATCGGCGACTTCAGCCTGAACGTGGCCAACGAACTGACCGCCCGCCTGCTCGTCCGCGCCGGCCTGGAGCGGGTGGTGCCGAGCTACGACCTGAACTGGGACCAGTTCGCCGCGCTCGTCGGTCGGGCGGACCCGCGGTGGTTCGAGCCGGTGGTCCACCAGCACATGCCCATGTTCCACAATGAATTCTGTATTTTTGCCAGCAACTTGTCGAACGGCACGGACCACACGAATTGCGGCCGGCCGTGCGACCGGCATAAAATTGATTTGCGAGACCGAACGGGTGCATTATTCCCCGTAGTGGCAGATGCAGGATGCCGGAACACAGTTTTTAACAGTGTTCCGCAATCGGCGGCCGAGTACGTTAGCCGGATGAAGGAACTCGGTCTGCGAAGATTCCGTGTCGATCTTCTAAGGCAGACTTCAGAGCAGGTTGCTTTTCTGCTGGACCGTTATGCTCGTGTCATCGCCGGGTTGGACGATGGGCGCACGACCTGGCGGGAACTTCGGGTGCTGAATCAACTCGGCGTCACCCGCGGCACACTCCAAGTCTTATAG
- a CDS encoding low molecular weight phosphatase family protein, with protein sequence MTTRTVLFLCTGNYYRSRHAEAVFNHHAAAAGLDWRATSRGLALEFGACNVGPMSQATMARLTALAIPHEPYLRIPARVTDADFAAAQLVVALKEAEHRPLMKERHPGRVEQVEYWAVHDIDFATPAEALPQIEGLVRGLIARLTAEADGPAGQ encoded by the coding sequence ATGACGACGCGCACGGTCCTGTTTCTCTGTACGGGCAACTATTACCGCTCGCGGCACGCCGAAGCGGTCTTCAACCACCACGCGGCCGCGGCCGGTCTCGATTGGCGGGCGACCTCACGCGGGCTCGCGCTGGAATTCGGCGCCTGCAACGTCGGCCCGATGTCCCAGGCGACGATGGCCCGGTTGACCGCCCTGGCGATCCCGCACGAGCCGTACCTGCGAATACCAGCCCGGGTGACGGATGCGGATTTCGCGGCGGCCCAGCTGGTCGTGGCCCTCAAGGAAGCGGAACACCGTCCGCTGATGAAGGAACGACACCCGGGCCGAGTGGAACAAGTCGAATACTGGGCCGTCCACGACATCGACTTCGCGACCCCGGCCGAAGCGCTACCTCAGATCGAGGGGCTGGTCCGCGGGCTGATCGCACGACTGACTGCGGAGGCGGATGGTCCGGCCGGGCAATGA
- a CDS encoding tetratricopeptide repeat protein: MFRPAGPLLLAGVVLGGLGVAAPFARAGLYSPDESTPFKVGPSGAAEELSFGSQFDGLFPLRFTALANAADDNPARPDNPDRRAVLARIAARKAAPGPAKPADLAALAADLLRVGRPDEALNLLAPRSRDRVPDFRVLANLAHVHARREEWGEAIRVHQAAVLDADMPDDLAGTTPDQRKWLKRVERVYYAKWLRAHRDRAAAPAAVDREDVFPLFDATFVNDLGKYEPGKLSAVERAKLPPDAIAVVQQLLLWAPWDTGLYWLLGELYAAAGRLREADTIFNQCAFGRQYTNRAIFMAHRSAVREAVTKLPPEVTVEAALADTPPLPTTDPDANLPSRGKVIAGAAVFALVAVVFLGLQIRSVVRRWRR; the protein is encoded by the coding sequence ATGTTCCGCCCGGCTGGTCCGTTGTTGTTGGCTGGCGTCGTGTTGGGCGGGCTCGGGGTGGCTGCCCCGTTCGCCCGCGCCGGGCTCTATTCGCCGGACGAGTCGACGCCGTTCAAAGTCGGCCCGTCCGGGGCGGCCGAGGAACTCTCGTTCGGCAGCCAGTTCGATGGCCTCTTCCCCCTTCGATTCACCGCCCTCGCCAACGCGGCCGACGACAACCCGGCCCGGCCGGACAACCCCGACCGCCGGGCCGTCCTCGCGCGGATCGCGGCGCGAAAGGCCGCGCCCGGCCCGGCCAAGCCGGCCGACCTCGCGGCCCTAGCCGCCGACCTGCTCCGGGTCGGGCGGCCCGACGAGGCGCTGAACCTGCTCGCTCCCCGCAGCCGGGATCGCGTGCCGGACTTTCGCGTTCTCGCGAACCTCGCGCACGTCCACGCCCGCCGCGAGGAGTGGGGCGAGGCCATCCGCGTCCACCAGGCGGCCGTCCTCGACGCGGACATGCCGGACGATCTGGCGGGCACCACGCCCGACCAGCGGAAGTGGCTCAAGCGGGTCGAGCGGGTCTATTACGCCAAGTGGCTCCGCGCTCACCGCGACCGGGCCGCCGCACCCGCGGCCGTCGACCGGGAAGACGTTTTCCCGTTGTTCGACGCGACGTTCGTCAATGATCTCGGGAAGTACGAGCCCGGAAAGTTGAGCGCGGTCGAGCGGGCGAAACTCCCGCCGGACGCGATCGCCGTCGTCCAGCAGTTGCTGCTCTGGGCGCCGTGGGACACCGGCCTCTACTGGCTACTCGGCGAGCTGTACGCGGCGGCCGGGCGGTTGCGCGAGGCGGACACGATCTTCAACCAATGCGCATTCGGCCGGCAATATACGAACCGCGCCATTTTCATGGCCCACCGGTCGGCCGTCCGCGAAGCGGTGACGAAACTCCCGCCGGAAGTAACGGTCGAGGCCGCGCTCGCCGACACCCCGCCGCTGCCCACCACGGACCCGGACGCGAACTTGCCGTCGCGCGGGAAAGTGATCGCGGGCGCGGCCGTGTTCGCGCTGGTCGCGGTCGTGTTTCTGGGCCTGCAAATCCGCTCGGTCGTCCGCCGCTGGCGGCGCTAA